From Pelmatolapia mariae isolate MD_Pm_ZW linkage group LG22, Pm_UMD_F_2, whole genome shotgun sequence, a single genomic window includes:
- the LOC135933867 gene encoding receptor-transporting protein 3-like — MGRSTEWIPALWSDVFNDLLYEDNQLDYEDQWTLTFSYSQTDTVTKEERKRGWKVYAHCARGKFQCASCRKTWRSARVVVLFRYRLQRGRGTVIMRPFGQACRRCQDVFELGGFSENEVEHALLRVFAKIRKNCYGEDDDDDDVSSTESTVVRTRPHEESLCEACCMGICCQDDS; from the exons ATGGGCAGATCCACAG AATGGATTCCTGCTTTATGGTCAGACGTCTTTAATGACCTGCTGTATGAAGACAATCAGCTTGATTATGAAGACCAGTGGACTCTCACCTTTAGCTACAGCCAGACAGACACAGTCaccaaggaggagaggaagagaggctGGAAGGTTTATGCCCACTGTGCCCGTGGAAA ATTTCAGTGTGCGTCCTGCAGAAAGACCTGGCGCTCAGCACGAGTGGTGGTGTTGTTCCGGTACCGGCTTCAGAGGGGCCGTGGGACGGTGATCATGCGGCCCTTTGGTCAGGCCTGTCGTCGGTGCCAAGATGTTTTTGAGCTGGGTGGATTTTCCGAGAATGAGGTGGAACATGCTCTGCTGAGGGTGTTTGCCAAAATCAGGAAGAACTGCTATGGCgaggatgatgatgacgacgatGTGTCATCCACAGAGTCCACCGTAGTGCGGACCAGACCCCACGAGGAGAGCCTGTGTGAGGCATGCTGTATGGGCATTTGCTGTCAGGATGACAGCTAg
- the LOC135933868 gene encoding receptor-transporting protein 4-like, producing MDTEWTASLWLDTFNELLNEDNELDYGDRWTLNFNYNQTDRVTEEERRRGWKVSTYCSRGNFECASCTRTWASARVVLVFRYRLLRGQGTVIMRPFGQACLRCRGNNFNLPGFAEKEVEQALLRQFYKIRKNCYHEEDDDEDSGRSSSESEARTKPHEKNLCQACRMGICCVDDEDDD from the exons ATGGACACAG AATGGACCGCTTCTTTATGGTTGGACACATTTAACGAACTGCTGAATGAGGACAATGAGCTGGACTATGGAGACCGGTGGACTCTCAACTTTAACTACAATCAGACAGACAGAGTCACcgaggaagagaggaggagaggctgGAAGGTCTCCACATATTGCTCCCGTGGAAA TTTTGAGTGTGCATCCTGCACAAGAACCTGGGCTTCAGCGCGGGTAGTGTTGGTGTTCCGGTACCGGCTGCTGAGGGGCCAGGGGACGGTGATCATGCGTCCTTTTGGTCAGGCCTGTCTTCGCTGCAGAGGCAACAATTTCAATCTCCCTGGTTTCGCGGAAAAAGAGGTGGAACAAGCCCTCCTCAGGCAGTTTTACAAAATTCGGAAAAACTGCTACCAcgaggaggatgatgatgaagatagTGGGAGATCATCATCAGAGTCTGAAGCGAGAACCAAACCCCACGAGAAGAACCTGTGCCAGGCATGCCGCATGGGCATTTGCTGTgtggatgatgaagatgatgactaa
- the LOC135933870 gene encoding receptor-transporting protein 4-like → MATSTEWTPSLWYDTFNELLDDDSELDYGDRWTLKVNYNKTDEITYDERKKGWKVFTHQANGKFQCVSCKKTWDSAQVRLVFRYRLLGGQGTVIMRPFGQACLRCRGDKFNLPGFDKKEVEQALLRQFYKIRKNCYHEEDEEKAEDNGRPSSESEAKTKPHKNHLCQACRVGHCCLDDKDDN, encoded by the exons ATGGCCACATCGACAG AATGGACTCCTTCTTTGTGGTATGACACCTTCAATGAACTGCTGGATGATGACAGTGAGCTGGACTATGGAGACCGGTGGACTCTTAAGGTTAACTACAACAAGACAGATGAAATCACTTATGATGAGAGGAAGAAAGGCTGGAAGGTCTTCACTCACCAAGCAAACGGAAA ATTTCAGTGTGTATCCTGCAAAAAGACCTGGGATTCAGCGCAGGTGAGGTTGGTGTTCCGGTACCGGCTGCTGGGGGGCCAAGGGACAGTGATTATGCGTCCTTTTGGTCAGGCCTGTCTTCGCTGCAGAGGTGACAAATTCAATCTCCCTGGTTTTGACAAAAAAGAGGTGGAACAAGCCCTCCTCAGGCAGTTTTACAAAATTCGGAAAAACTGCTACCacgaggaggatgaggagaagGCTGAAGACAATGGAAGACCGTCATCAGAGTCTGAAGCGAAGACCAAACCGCACAAGAACCACCTGTGCCAGGCATGCCGTGTGGGCCATTGCTGTCTGGATGACAAGGATGATAactag
- the LOC135933031 gene encoding receptor-transporting protein 3-like codes for MSTFHFVSQKVSKYQTLCIRPSRYTAWAPSLWTHTFEELVYGDNALDYGDPWSLTFSYKQTDKLSKKENKRGWKVFFHCAYGNFQCASCRRIWPSVRVVLLFRYRLRGGKGAVTMRPFGQACRRCQDDNFHLPGFYKEEAKEALLRLFSEIRKNCYGVEDENEEGDSGATRRRSKPHEKTLCEACCFGLCCQDDQNEK; via the exons ATGTCAACGTTTCATTTCGTCTCCCAGAAGGTCTCCAAATATCAGACCTTATGTATCAGACCATCGAGATATACAG CTTGGGCTCCTTCCTTGTGGACACACACCTTTGAGGAGCTCGTCTATGGGGATAATGCGCTGGACTATGGAGACCCATGGTCGCTCACCTTCAGctacaaacagacagacaaattATCCAAGAAGGAAAATAAGAGAGGCTGGAAGGTCTTCTTCCACTGCGCTTATGGAAA TTTTCAGTGTGCATCCTGCAGGAGGATCTGGCCTTCGGTGCGTGTGGTGCTTTTGTTCCGTTATCGGCTGAGAGGCGGTAAGGGGGCGGTGACCATGCGGCCTTTTGGACAAGCCTGCCGGCGATGCCAAGACGATAATTTTCATCTCCCCGGTTTTTACAAGGAAGAGGCGAAAGAGGCTCTGCTCAGATTGTTTTCTGAAATCCGGAAGAACTGCTATGGAGTGGAGGATGAAAATGAAGAAGGTGACTCAGGCGCTACAAGACGGAGGTCCAAACCCCACGAAAAAACCCTGTGTGAGGCCTGTTGTTTTGGCTTGTGCTGTCAGGATGATCAGAATGAgaagtag